One genomic segment of Xyrauchen texanus isolate HMW12.3.18 chromosome 5, RBS_HiC_50CHRs, whole genome shotgun sequence includes these proteins:
- the LOC127643941 gene encoding OX-2 membrane glycoprotein-like produces MLCLLIISSFIIGAYPSDILAQGDTTVLFGQDASLSCTLPNASGVKQVTWQRVRADERAQTLATFSERFQKHVDEQFVGKVIFTVASFNSTSIVIKNVTFEDEACFICSFKLYPVGPKRETMCLTVKGISEITATVNPAPYSEPDITVSCSATGKPTPILKWKSTGKELNLKLYRSHHFTALNNDSSSTTTSNLTLPMSKFQGKYLECVAESESVEDSIPIHVPGDDKANNVTSRNYIITISVIILVIFSIVIITVICLHARLNGAISRMKSTCAASNPSLKQLEC; encoded by the exons ATGCTGTGTCTTTTAATCATTTCAAGCTTCATAATTGGAG ctTATCCTTCAGATATTTTAGCACAAGGAGACACAACTGTCTTGTTCGGTCAGGATGCCTCACTCTCTTGTACACTGCCAAACGCATCTGGAGTTAAACAAGTGACCTGGCAGCGGGTGCGCGCTGATGAACGCGCACAAACACTGGCCACATTCAGTGAACGCTTCCAAAAGCATGTGGATGAACAATTTGTTGGAAAAGTCATCTTCACCGTGGCGTCATTTAATTCAACGTCCATTGTGATAAAAAACGTAACATTTGAAGACGAGGCTTGCTTCATTTGTTCCTTCAAACTGTATCCAGTAGGACCCAAACGGGAAACGATGTGCCTCACTGTTAAAG gaATATCAGAAATAACAGCAACAGTTAATCCTGCACCCTACTCTGAACCAGATATTACAGTCTCATGTTCAGCCACTGGTAAACCTACTCCAATCCTCAAGTGGAAATCCACAGGGAAAGAGCTGAACCTCAAACTATATAGGTCACATCATTTCACAGCACTCAACAATGACAGCTCATCCACCACTACGAGTAACCTCACACTTCCAATGTCAAAGTTCCAAGGGAAATATCTAGAATGTGTGGCTGAAAGTGAAAGCGTGGAGGACAGCATCCCAATCCATGTGCCAGGAGATGATAAAG CGAACAATGTTACATCAAGAAACTATATCATTACGATTTCGGTCATTATCCTGGTTATTTTCAGTATTGTCATCATTACAGTCATCTGCCTTCACGCCAGGCTAAATG GAGCCATTTCTAGGATGAAATCTACATGTGCAGCATCAAATCCTTCTCTAAAGCAGTTGGAATGTTAA